From Pieris rapae chromosome 3, ilPieRapa1.1, whole genome shotgun sequence, a single genomic window includes:
- the LOC110998282 gene encoding collagenase gives MKLLVILSLVGCAVSFPRAYEPIEVDYHGQQGIPMASYLRNAEAAADFDGARIVGGTPARLGAHPHMAGLLITLAQGGTSMCGSSLLSNTKLITAAHCWRTTNFQGRSVIVVMASLRLFSGGTRITTTNVQLHGSYNMRNLNNDIAIITINRVNFNNNIRAIALPSGLLESLTYVGNRATAVGYGRVRDGGSNNNDALHQVSLTVIENFVCTDIYGPSTIIRSTLCTDTQGRIGTCQGDSGGPLDFSFQNVRYLIGVSSFVSQRGCQAGLPAGFARVTSFLQWIRARI, from the exons ATGAAgttattagtaatattgaGTTTGGTAGGATGTGCTGTAAGTTTTCCTCGGGCTTACGAGCCCATAGAGGTAGACTACCACGGCCAGCAGGGTATCCCCATGGCCTCGTACCTACGCAACGCTGAAGCGGCTGCTGACTTCGATGGCGCAAGAATCGTGGGTGGAACTCCAGCTCGGCTTGGCGCCCACCCTCATATG GCTGGTCTTCTTATAACTCTAGCACAGGGAGGAACTTCAATGTGTGGTTCTTCTCTACTATCAAACACTAAGCTAATAACTGCTGCTCATTGTTGGAGAACAACCAATTTCCAAGGCCGCTCTGTGATAGTAGTGATGGCATCCCTGCGTCTCTTCTCCGGCGGTACCAGGATCACCACTACCAACGTTCAACTGCACGGCAGTTACAACATGAGAAATTTGAACAATGACATCGccataattacaattaaccGTGTTAATTTCAACA acaACATACGCGCTATTGCTCTTCCTTCCGGCCTTTTGGAGTCCTTGACATACGTCGGCAATCGTGCTACGGCCGTGGGCTACGGAAGAGTGAGAGACG GTGGCTCCAACAACAACGACGCATTACACCAAGTGTCATTAACCGTGATTGAAAACTTTGTGTGCACTGACATTTATGGGCCAAGTACTATCATCCGATCTACCCTCTGCACTGACACACAAGGCCGCATTGGTACCTGCCAAGGCGATTCAGGAGGCCCTCTTGACTTCTCTTTCCAAAACGTGCGATACTTA ATTGGTGTATCATCCTTCGTATCACAACGCGGTTGTCAAGCTGGTTTGCCAGCTGGTTTTGCTCGTGTCACTTCATTCCTCCAATGGATCAGAGCTCGTATATAA
- the LOC110998277 gene encoding histone-lysine N-methyltransferase SUV39H2 isoform X1 codes for MASNEGRVQSNLHQQDLSKLDVTKLSALSPEVISRQATINIGTIGHVAHGKSTVVKAISGVQTVRFKNELERNITIKLERVSDSLIRMFCERSEEIAEDVFQGKLTKGKHNQHTLSEAEEPPAKKRKKKSQDLEEFHIENILDFKFENGIEYFFIKWRGWPDSDNTWEPIENLDKCPVILRSFLFHQEEKYCKSFEKLTGELSFDNLLSEENLVKRLVDFEEFPVLTLKDKLLIKLLSLTTLTLKEECHVANLVQETRDILQMYVLARKRCRQLMALKEWEEFLNQVDKCKRLVVENEFDLCGPPENFTYINECIPGVGVVIPTEPPIGCDCTACNCRSKGCCGMQAGLFAYTIKKRLRVASGTPIFECNKACKCLDNCNNRVVQKGRNIKLTIFRTSNGCGWGVKTCQKIYQGQFICQYVGEVITFEEAEKRGREYDANGLTYLFDLDFNSAENPYTIDACNLGNVSHFINHSCEPNLGVWAVWADCLDPNLPMLALFATRDIEAGEEIRFDYLHRSNEEEPTTPHKVSQEVTDPDPDTNLPSPSEGNTASSPVSPEKLRYEVHQQNKSLRKQTECKCGAVKCRKYIF; via the exons atggcTTCAAACGAAGGCCGTGTTCAATCTAACTTGCATCAGCAGGATCTATCTAAATTG GATGTTACAAAATTATCGGCATTGTCTCCTGAAGTTATATCAAGACAGGCTACTATCAACATTGGAACAATTGGGCATGTAGCTCATGGGAAGTCAACAGTTGTGAAAGCTATATCAGGAGTACAAACTGTCAGATTTAAGAATGAGCTTGAAAGAAACATTACTATTAAGTTGG AGCGTGTATCTGACTCACTCATAAGAATGTTTTGTGAAAGAAGTGAAGAAATAGCTGAAGATGTATTTCAAGGAAAATTAACTAAAGGAAAACACAATCAGCATACACTGTCTGAGGCCGAAGAACCCCCTGCAAAGaaaaggaaaaagaaaagtcAAGATCTAGAAGAGTttcatattgaaaatatacttGACTTTAAGTTTGAAAATGGCATAGAATACTTCTTTATAAAATGGAGAGGCTGGCCAGATAGTGATAATACTTGGGAGCCAATTGAAAACTTAGATAAATGTCCTGTTATTCTAcggtcatttttatttcatcaagaagaaaaatattgtaagtcaTTTGAAAAACTTACAGGTGAATTGTCATTTGACAACTTACTCAGTGAAGAGAATCTTGTTAAAAGATTAGTGGATTTTGAAGAATTTCCCGTGTTAACTTTAAaagataaacttttaataaaattgttaagtcTGACAACCCTGACTCTAAAAGAAGAATGCCATGTAGCTAACTTAGTGCAGGAAACAAGAGATATCCTACAAATGTATGTTTTGGCTAGAAAAAGATGTAGACAACTTATGGCTTTAAAGGAATGGGAGGAGTTTTTGAATCAAGTTGATAAATGTAAGAGGTTAGTTGTTGAAAATGAATTTGATTTGTGTGGCCCTCCAgagaattttacatatattaatgaatGTATTCCAGGGGTGGGAGTTGTTATACCAACAGAACCACCCATTGGTTGTGATTGTACTGCATGCAATTGTCGATCAAAAGGCTGCTGTGGAATGCAAGCTGGTCTATTTGCCTATACAATCAAGAAAAGGCTAAGAGTGGCATCCGGCACACCCATCTTTGAGTGTAATAAAGCATGTAAATGTTTAGATAATTGTAACAATCGTGTAGTGCAGAAAGGTAGAAACATAAAGCTCACAATATTCAGAACAAGTAATGGCTGTGGGTGGGGAGTTAAAACTTGTCAAAAAATCTATCAAGGTCAGTTTATCTGTCAGTATGTCGGTGAAGTCATTACTTTTGAAGAAGCAGAAAAGCGCGGTCGGGAGTATGATGCCAATGGTCTAACCTATCTATTCGATTTGGACTTTAACTCGGCCGAGAATCCTTATACCATTGATGCCTGCAATCTAGGTAATGTAtcacattttataaatcactCTTGTGAGCCAAATCTTGGAGTTTGGGCAGTTTGGGCAGATTGTCTCGATCCAAATTTACCCATGTTAGCGTTATTTGCAACGAGAGATATTGAAGCTGGGGAAGAAATACGCTTTGACTACCTGCATAGGTCTAATGAAGAAGAACCAACAACCCCACATAAAGTATCACAAGAAGTAACTGATCCAGATCCAGACACAAATCTGCCATCTCCTTCAGAAGGGAACACGGCCAGTTCTCCAGTGTCTCCAGAAAAATTGAGATATGAAGTACATCAGCAAAATAAGAGTTTGAGAAAACAAACAGAGTGTAAATGCGGCGCTGTTAAGTGtagaaagtatatattttaa
- the LOC110998283 gene encoding collagenase-like: MKLLVILSLIGCALSFPRAYEPIEVDYHGQQGIPMASYLRNAEAAADFDGARIVGGTPARLGAHPHIAGLLIALTQGGTSMCGSSLLSNTKLITAAHCWRTNNFQGQSITVVLGSLRLFSGGTRITTTNIQLHSNFNTRNLNNDVAIITINRVDFTNNIRAIALPSGLLEYLTYVGNRATAVGYGRLQDSGSNSNEVLHQVSLIVIENFVCTDIYGPSTIIDSTLCTDTQGRIGTCQGDSGGPLDFSFQNVRYLIGVTSFTSQRGCQAGLPAGFARVTSFLQWIRARL; the protein is encoded by the exons ATGAAGTTATTAGTAATTCTTAGTTTGATAGGATGTGCGTTAAGTTTTCCTCGGGCTTACGAGCCCATAGAGGTAGACTACCATGGCCAGCAGGGTATCCCCATGGCCTCGTACCTACGCAACGCTGAAGCAGCTGCTGACTTCGACGGCGCAAGAATCGTAGGTGGAACACCAGCTCGGCTTGGCGCGCACCCTCATATC GCTGGTCTCCTTATAGCTCTAACACAGGGAGGAACATCAATGTGTGGCTCTTCTCTATTATCAAACACTAAGCTAATAACTGCTGCTCATTGTTGGAGAACGAACAATTTCCAAGGCCAGTCCATCACAGTAGTGCTGGGATCCCTGCGTCTCTTCTCCGGCGGTACCAGGATCACCACTACCAACATTCAACTGCACAGCAACTTTAACACGAGAAATTTGAACAATGACGTCGCCATAATTACGATTAACCGTGTTGATTTTACCA ACAACATACGTGCCATTGCTCTTCCTTCCGGCCTTTTGGAGTACTTGACATACGTGGGCAACCGTGCTACGGCCGTCGGCTATGGCAGACTGCAAGACA GTGGCTCCAACAGCAACGAAGTATTACACCAAGTGTCATTAATCGTGATTGAAAACTTTGTGTGCACTGACATTTATGGGCCAAGTACCATCATCGACTCTACCCTCTGTACTGACACACAAGGCCGCATTGGTACCTGCCAAGGTGACTCAGGAGGTCCTCTTGACTTCTCTTTCCAAAACGTGCGATACTTG ATTGGTGTAACATCATTTACATCACAACGCGGCTGTCAAGCTGGTCTGCCAGCTGGTTTCGCTCGTGTCACTTCGTTCCTCCAATGGATCAGAGCTCGTTTATAA
- the LOC110998296 gene encoding kelch-like protein 5 translates to MSTCDSQRAEASRDNVSQNSVDEGLPRELSQLSLSSGSSPDEFHCNKGHSEATLKNIFGYYQSQKLCDVVLIAGTCRIPVHKLVLVSCSEYFAAMFMGSLQESKSSEITLERVDPQALKTLVNYCYTGIIELSEDTVEVILSTATLLQLNVAAKACCDFLEKQLDPCNSLGIALFAEQQSCLSLHKSAMQYTYQHIMQVVKNDEFLRLSEEQLSNLLNSDDLNVVTEENVFESLMLWVQHDVADRQKYLPNLLKYVKLPLLSSEYLIDKVEFTCGNVVGCQPLIMEAVKWHLLPERRSLLFSHRTRPRTSTIGRLLAIGGMDGYKGASNMEMYDPRTNTWSPYMRMGARRLQFGVAVLQNKLVVVGGRDGLKTLNTVECFDLTSLSWSTLAPMNTHRHGLGVTVLGEGPNSPIYAVGGHDGWIYLNSVERWDACSRSWTMVANMSGARSTCGVAALRGRLYAVGGRDSGACLRSVECYHPATNHWTACAPMNRRRGGVSVCAADGYLYALGGHEAPANATGGRLACVERYDPIADNWVLLARLSYGRDAIGSCLLGDRIIAVGGYDGVKYLCVVEVYDSESNCWRKLAPLTTGRAGAAVVAIPPPRLC, encoded by the exons ATGTCGACGTGTGATAGTCAAAGGGCTGAAGCCTCCAGGGATAACGTTTCTCAAAATTCTGTTGACGAGGGTTTACCGCGAGAGCTTAGCCAACTTAGCCTTTCAAGTGGCTCCAGTCCGGATGAATTTCACTGCAACAAAGGGCATTCCGAAGCAACattaaagaacatttttggataTTACCAATCACAAAAACTCTGCGATGTAGTCCTTATTGCGGGTACTTGCAG aattcCCGTCCATAAGTTAGTGTTAGTATCCTGTAGTGAATATTTTGCTGCAATGTTCATGGGTTCACTACAAGAATCAAAATCATCAGAAATAACATTAGAGAGAGTAGACCCTCAGGCTTTAAAAACTTTAGTGAATTACTGTTATACAGGTATAATAG AATTAAGTGAAGATACTGTAGAAGTTATATTATCAACAGCCACTCTTTTACAATTGAATGTAGCAGCAAAAGCTTGTTGTGATTTCTTAGAGAAACAACTTGACCCCTGTAATAGTCTGGGTATTGCATTATTTGCAGAGCAACAGTCCTGTCTTAGTTTACACAAAAGTGCTATGCAGTATACATATCAACATATTATGCAG GTAGTTAAAAATGATGAGTTCCTACGCCTGAGTGAAGAGCAGCTGTCAAATCTATTGAATTCAGATGATCTCAACGTAGTAACTGAAGAGAATGTCTTTGAGAGCTTGATGTTGTGGGTACAACATGATGTTGCAGATAGACAGAAATATCTCCCCAATTTActcaaatatgtaaaattgcCGCTATTATCATCCGAG TATTTGATAGACAAAGTAGAGTTTACTTGTGGTAATGTGGTGGGATGTCAGCCATTGATAATGGAGGCTGTCAAATGGCACTTATTGCCTGAGAGGAGATCGCTGCTCTTCTCTCACAGGACTCGGCCACGAACATCTACTATTGGAAGGTTGTTGGCTATTGGCGGAATGGATGGCTACAAG GGTGCAAGTAACATGGAGATGTATGACCCGCGCACAAACACATGGAGCCCCTATATGCGAATGGGCGCGAGACGACTTCAGTTCGGTGTTGCCGTGCTTCAGAATAAATTGGTTGTGGTTGGCGGACGGGATGGACTTAAAACGCTCAACACG GTGGAATGCTTTGACCTGACTTCTTTGAGTTGGAGTACTCTGGCTCCAATGAACACGCACAGACATGGGTTAGGCGTGACAGTATTAGGTGAAGGGCCAAATTCGCCTATTTACGCTGTTGGAGGACACGACGGCTGGATATACCTGAATTCTGTTGAGAG atgGGACGCGTGCTCTCGCTCATGGACGATGGTAGCGAACATGTCCGGCGCTCGCAGTACGTGCGGTGTTGCCGCACTACGCGGACGTCTTTACGCGGTGGGAGGACGCGACAGCGGGGCGTGTCTCCGCTCAGTCGAGTGTTACCATCCCGCTACCAACCATTGGACGGCCTGCGCTCCCATGAACCGCCGCAGGGGAGGTGTCAGT gTATGTGCCGCCGATGGTTACCTGTACGCTTTAGGGGGCCACGAAGCCCCCGCAAACGCCACTGGGGGCCGTCTCGCGTGTGTCGAGAGGTATGACCCCATTGCCGACAATTGGGTGCTGCTCGCAAGGTTGTCGTACGGTCGGGACGCGATCGGGTCGTGTCTTTTGGGCGATCGAATTATTGCTGTCG GTGGATACGACGGCGTGAAATACCTATGTGTTGTGGAAGTGTATGACTCTGAGTCCAACTGTTGGCGCAAGTTAGCTCCACTAACGACAGGCCGCGCAGGCGCAGCTGTCGTCGCGATACCTCCGCCGAGGTTGTGCTGA
- the LOC110998284 gene encoding T-complex protein 1 subunit theta: protein MALHIPKAPGVPQMLKDGARMFSGLEEAVYRNINACKEFARSVRSAYGPNGMNKMIINHIEKQFVTSDAGTIIRELDVEHPAAKLMVLASQMQDSEVGDGTNFVIVISGALLEAAEELLRLGVTTSEIADGYERALDKCLEILPELVCFEIKDCKNFDDVVKGIKPSIMSKQYGNEDFIANLVGKACIGILPEKTTFNVDNIRICKILGAGLLQSDVLSGMVFKREVEGDISNITKAKVAVYSCPVDITQTETKGTVLIKSADELLNFSKGEESLLEKQIKDIADAGVKVVVAGAKFGDMALHFLNKFGIMAVRLNSKFDLRRLARTVNATVLPRLTTPTAEELGYCDKVHVDELGDTRVVVFSMESSESRISTVVIRGSTDNYMDDIERAIDDGVNTFKGIARDGRFVAGAGATEIQLAQKLLQYADTLPGLEQYAVRKFAVALEAVPKALADNSGANATEVVNKMYKAHRENQKTIGFDIDSESSGVCDVKEKGVLDLYLLKYWGLKYAVGAATTILKVDQIIMAKRAGGPKPKAPAGSDDES from the exons ATGGCTTTACATATTCCAAAAGCGCCAGGTGTGCCGCAGATGTTAAAAGATGGAGCTCGg ATGTTCTCAGGACTTGAGGAAGCTGTCTACAGGAATATTAATGCTTGCAAAGAGTTTGCTCGAAGTGTGAGATCTGCTTATGGACCAAATGGGATGaacaaaatgataataaaccATATTGAAAAGCAATTTGTTACTAGTGATGCCGGCACAATTATACGCGAGTTGGATGTAGAACATCCAGCTGCTAAACTCATGGTACTGGCAAGTCAAATGCAGGACTCAGAGGTTGGTGACGGCACAAACTTTGTAATTGTGATTTCTGGAGCCCTCTTAGAAGCAGCTGAAGAGCTTTTACGTTTAGGCGTTACAACAAGCGAAATTGCTGATGGATATGAAAGGGCTCTTGACAAATGCTTGGAAATTCTTCCAGAACTTGTTTGCTTTGAAATAAAGGACTGTAAAAACTTTGATGATGTAGTGAAAGGTATTAAACCTTCAATTATGTCTAAGCAATATGGAAATGAAGATTTTATTGCTAACCTAGTTGGCAAAGCGTGTATTGGTATTCTGCCAGAGAAGACCACATTCAATGTTGACAATATCAGGATATGTAAG attCTTGGAGCTGGTCTCCTGCAGTCTGATGTCCTCTCAGGCATGGTGTTCAAACGTGAAGTGGAGGGAGACATTAGTAACATTACCAAGGCTAAAGTGGCCGTCTACTCCTGTCCTGTGGACATCACACAAACTGAAACTAAAGGCACTGTCCTTATCAAAAGTGCAGATGAACTTCTAAACTTCAGTAAGGGAGAAGAATCTCTTCTTGAAAAGCAGATTAAGGATATAGCTGACGCTGGTGTTAAGGTCGTTGTGGCTGGTGCTAAGTTTGGAGATATGGCCCTGCACTTCTTGAACAAGTTTGGTATTATGGCAGTTCGTCTGAATTCCAAGTTTGACTTAAGACGTCTTGCTAGAACAGTTAATGCCACC GTCTTACCCCGTCTCACAACCCCAACGGCAGAGGAACTCGGCTACTGTGACAAAGTCCATGTAGACGAGCTGGGAGACACACGAGTTGTGGTCTTCAGTATGGAGAGTTCTGAATCCCGGATTTCAACGGTTGTCATCCGAGGCTCTACTGACAATTACATGGATGACATTGAACGGGCCATTGATGATGGTGTCAACACATTCAAGGGAATCGCCAGAGATGGACG ATTTGTGGCCGGTGCAGGGGCAACTGAAATCCAGCTTGCCCAGAAATTGTTGCAATACGCGGACACATTGCCCGGCTTAGAGCAATACGCGGTGCGGAAATTCGCCGTTGCTTTGGAAGCAGTACCCAAGGCGTTGGCTGACAATTCAGGCGCAAACGCAACGGAAGTTGTGAATAAAATGTACAAGGCTCATCGG GAAAACCAAAAAACAATTGGATTCGATATTGACTCTGAAAGTAGTGGGGTGTGTGACGTTAAAGAGAAGGGGGTTCTGGACTTGTACCTTCTGAAATACTGGGGCCTCAAATACGCGGTCGGGGCGGCGACTACAATACTCAAAGTTGACCAGATCATCATGGCCAAGAGAGCTGGTGGCCCCAAACCCAAAGCCCCAGCCGGAAGTGATGACGaatcctaa
- the LOC110998287 gene encoding c-Myc-binding protein, with product MSSYKPIDSKREEFRRYLERAGVMDALTKVLVSLYEEPDKPEDALEYVRKHLGTDGGDDELEAARARIAELEAENALLKGEAAPTEG from the exons ATGTCGTCGTAcaag CCAATAGATTCCAAACGGGAAGAATTTCGCCGATATTTAGAAAGAGCTGGTGTTATGGATGCTTTGACAAAGGTTCTAGTAAGCCTTTATGAAGAACCAGATAAACCAGAAGATGCTTTGGAATATGTGAGAAAGCATTTAGGAACAGATGGTGGAGATGACGAATTAGAGGCTGCCAGAGCTCGTATTGCAGAGTTAGAAGCAGAGAATGCACTTCTTAAAGGCGAAGCTGCTCCAACAGAAGGCTGA
- the LOC110998278 gene encoding ATP synthase subunit O, mitochondrial — translation MSLMKTNMLVRSLSTSSAAAQLVKAPVQVFGIDGRYATALYSAASKSKSLDTVEKELVNFQKSIKTDAKLKEFLLNPVLKRSIKSEALTHLASKTNMSPNTGNLLSLLAENGRLSKLDAIINAFKIIMAAHRGEVTCKVITAKPLDASQKQNLEAALKKFLKGNESLHLTASVDPSLIGGMIVSIGDRYVDMSVASKVKKYSELISTVA, via the exons ATGTCTCTTATGAAGACCAATATGCTG GTGCGCTCGCTGAGCACATCGTCGGCCGCAGCTCAGCTCGTGAAGGCCCCAGTACAAGTATTCGGCATTGATGGCCGATACGCTACAGCATTATATTCTGCGGCTTCCAAAAGCAAATCTTTGGACACCGTCGAAAAAGAACTTGtaaatttccaaaaatcaattaagaCGGATGCAAAACTTAAGGAATTTCTTTTGAACCCAGTTCTAAAGAGAAGTATTAAGTCAGAAGCACTCACGCATTTGGCCTCTaag ACAAACATGTCACCAAACACTGGTAACCTACTTAGTTTACTGGCTGAGAATGGGCGTCTTTCCAAACTTGATGCTATTATCAATGCTTTCAAGATAATTATGGCTGCTCATCGTGGTGAGGTCACCTGCAAAGTAATAACTGCCAAACCATTGGATGCTAGTCAGAAACAGAACTTGGAGGCTGCACTTAAG aaattCCTCAAAGGAAATGAGTCTCTGCACCTAACTGCATCTGTTGACCCCTCTTTGATTGGAGGTATGATTGTGTCCATTGGTGACAGATATGTGGACATGAGTGTTGCTAGCAAAGTAAAGAAGTACTCCGAGCTCATCAGTACTGTTGCTTAA